From Cucumis melo cultivar AY chromosome 1, USDA_Cmelo_AY_1.0, whole genome shotgun sequence, a single genomic window includes:
- the LOC103500493 gene encoding uncharacterized protein LOC103500493 isoform X2 — MASKDPEETANTATEEESLAFKKKRARRVSFADCEITSVHIFNRDEDYETPPEPQTTPEAALPDNEVLGFFRDLADSDDSRESSPNLDDDVLGQRKSFLRPLGSPSPGSISAGSATSNDEDNFFGPVSASFIRPMRLSDSAASDDNHDVTMDSTAFSMHFRSLAESDSGRDLKTPTAIRSGFEDRTPTQNTVRTNPDSFMTLTMADKMISPSSQSGDVVRSKDSNAMSIVGENSEKYEYGRLSPSLDALLTEGSRDLYAVSVDEILSEQIETREVDQTGQGNYDDEISEKTEMVDGSNKYSKHGGEEGNSGTPHKAFQSNGLLQRNFSDGWDKEDVLMDKRHETPRSIDYNLKDISPLKRLLSAEQKISSATFNSPSFSALVTPHSKLSNYKLSTGSMKFGKILLSKQISISKFRLPESSPHVSSNGEGTDRLNSRPSRYSSLVNLSGQGDQSKDLEHNKYIDIPVVCLEEQLTRSNGNNNEFKSSFSTSGSGVKTTKDFPKLSQSEEPKGLAEAGETPDHMDVANFPNVQPIEPATEAKSPVQATWTENKDLMPHILMSEDPLSRSSTSSEIDDLTNIRPDGREQNNSTNMYDTIVSSPSKSLDVRLSGATECSTSCFGELNQCNQQDKLVRACLTQGGAAPTSNTRPSPLNLIADNSGSLQSKIGTVSTSPLLKGMSLVDGDDNGVDLSNLHNNSETFSNLQHSLRNGNIVSSHLESPAKTSKLGAFSPQFQKAWTSGLSIMQSPFTVIPNYSPRRIISTQTSSGKKESVVAISNKSSPSSFNNEQSQSSTRKRPFQSPFRNNPFNETKDDGMFMRKVMASPTSNLRGHINQDNDQESCVSVSSSRKGNHSHSGSKRRNIGPMPLVGDRDDNDIIVRIRQNLKLNHNGSCDVDSLVEEFNQMSDGNKRIEDNRNRALMHWTDMSIKFLAEIKDLLPPSINKLNSKAIEKLEDTLVHLLKVKKYELLCSEIQSQKVTEDIGGMHKRVVEARLLLYKVAYQKAKLQLEFVKRDLYLNRAQSLSSRIENLQMLKLNYDRLTDCGSKSSHVDDGNGLSCPIDSEASCERANTIKHEFVTLDGKIKALSKYFSTYCKLKGMTSSTDILGSVIDHLRKRKLCRSIYQDLQMWKVDDFEKKNDHYTILLNYLGYCCQRITIKANPFPSVTVFNTLNDSHIAKFPEMNAGSAFSFVLNVERTRRCNASRHFSKETQMMSSLLHNLLDVIEEMQIAQIEISNLILIRFNSPSDEQLDLQLSFINFQSGWKVNLVLDISDLSRGIYPSEVLPHKVESPASTQYALSESMLNGIRTAVGDLDPGYSRILRVCRCVSEAVQVSSSRQ, encoded by the exons ATGGCTTCCAAGGACCCTGAAGAGACCGCCAACACGGCCACTGAGGAGGAAAGTTTGGCCTTCAAGAAGAAACGGGCACGACGCGTGAGCTTTGCTGATTGCGAGATCACTTCAGTGCATATCTTTAACCGCGACGAGGACTACGAGACGCCTCCTGAGCCCCAAACCACTCCCGAGGCTGCTCTTCCGGACAACGAGGTCCTAGGGTTCTTCAGGGACTTGGCTGATAGCGACGATTCCCGTGAATCTTCACCTAATTTGGATGATGATGTTCTTGGGCAGCGGAAATCATTTCTGAGACCGCTTGGATCGCCGTCACCAGGGAGTATATCTGCCGGCTCTGCAACTTCCAATGATG AAGATAATTTTTTCGGGCCTGTATCAGCGAGTTTCATTAGACCCATGCGGTTGTCTGATTCTGCTGCCTCTGATGATAATCATGATGTTACAATGGATTCAACAGCATTTTCAATGCATTTTCGTAGCCTTGCTGAATCAGACTCGGGGAGGGATCTCAAAACTCCTACGGCAATTCGGTCTGGATTTGAAGATAGAACGCCGACCCAGAATACCGTGCGTACTAACCCTGACAGTTTTATGACATTAACGATGGCTGACAAAATGATTTCTCCATCTTCACAATCTGGTGATGTGGTAAGAAGTAAAGATTCTAATGCAATGAGTATCGTGGGAGAGAACTCAGAGAAATATGAATATGGGAGATTATCTCCTTCTTTAGATGCACTTTTGACCGAAGGAAGTAGGGATCTCTATGCTGTTTCAGTGGATGAAATATTGTCCGAACAGATTGAAACTCGTGAAGTTGATCAGACTGGACAAGGCAACTATGATGATGAGATTTCTGAGAAAACTGAAATGGTAGAT GGAAGCAATAAATACTCCAAACATGGAGGTGAGGAAGGTAATAGCGGCACACCCCATAAAGCTTTTCAATCCAATGGTTTGTTACAAAGAAATTTCTCAGATGGGTGGGATAAGGAAGATGTTCTCATGGACAAGAGGCATGAGACACCAAGAAGCATTGACTATAATCTCAAAGATATATCTCCGCTAAAGAGACTCTTATCTGCTGAGCAGAAAATATCTTCGGCTACTTTCAATTCCCCTTCATTTTCTGCTCTTGTGACTCCTCACTCGAAGCTGTCAAATTATAAATTGAGTACAGGGAGCATGAAGTTCGGCAAGATTCTATTGTCCAAGCAGATAAGTATTTCCAAGTTCAGACTTCCTGAATCTTCTCCACATGTTTCAAGTAATGGAGAAGGAACGGACAGATTGAATTCCAGACCATCCAGATACTCTTCTCTAGTTAACTTGAGTGGTCAAGGTGATCAGAGCAAGGATCTTGAACACAACAAATACATAGACATTCCTGTTGTGTGTTTAGAAGAACAACTTACTAGATCGAATGGAAACAACAATGAATTTAAAAGTTCATTTAGCACTTCTGGTAGTGGAGTCAAGACTACAAAAGATTTTCCTAAGCTGAGCCAAAGTGAAGAGCCAAAAGGTTTAGCTGAGGCTGGAGAAACACCAGACCATATGGATGTGGCTAATTTTCCCAACGTGCAACCCATTGAGCCGGCTACAGAAGCCAAGTCACCTGTTCAAGCTACCTGGACTGAGAACAAAGATCTTATGCCACATATCTTGATGTCAGAAGATCCTTTATCGAGGTCATCTACTAGTTCTGAAATTGATGATCTGACGAACATTAGACCTGATGGCAGAGAACAAAATAATTCAACTAATATGTATGATACAATTGTTTCATCTCCTTCCAAAAGTTTAGACGTGAGGTTATCAGGAGCCACTGAATGTTCGACTAGTTGCTTTGGTGAACTGAATCAGTGTAACCAACAAGACAAGCTTGTTCGTGCTTGTCTGACTCAAGGTGGAGCTGCACCTACTAGCAATACCAGACCCAGTCCTTTGAATTTGATTGCTGACAACTCGGGATCATTGCAGTCCAAAATTGGAACTGTATCAACTTCACCACTTCTGAAAGGTATGTCCTTGGTAGATGGGGATGATAATGGAGTTGACCTTTCGAATCTGCACAATAATTCGGAAACCTTCAGCAATTTACAACATTCTTTGAGAAATGGGAACATCGTAAGTTCTCATTTGGAAAGTCCTGCTAAGACTTCCAAGCTTGGTGCCTTTTCACCACAGTTTCAGAAGGCCTGGACAAGTGGACTATCCATTATGCAG AGTCCCTTCACTGTAATACCGAACTACAGTCCCAGAAGGATAATTTCAACCCAGACATCATCAGGCAAGAAAGAGTCTGTGGTTGCCATCTCTAATAAGTCGTCTCCGAGTTCCTTCAACAATGAACAGTCTCAGAGTTCTACAAGGAAAAGGCCATTTCAAAGTCCCTTTAGGAATAATCCTTTTAATGAAACAAAAGATGATGGGATGTTTATGAGAAAAGTTATGGCTTCTCCAACATCCAACTTGAGGGGACATATTAATCAGGATAATGATCAAGAAAGCTGTGTATCGGTGAGTTCTTCAAGGAAGGGCAATCACAGCCATTCTGGGAGCAAGAGAAGAAACATTGGCCCAATGCCTCTTGTTGGGGATCGTGATGACAATGACATAATAGTAAGGATTCGGCAAAACCTAAAACTTAATCATAATGGAAGTTGTGATGTAGACTCTTTGGTAGAAGAGTTCAATCAAATGAGCGATGGAAACAAGAGGATCGAGGACAATAGAAATCGAGCACTTATGCATTGGACAGAT ATGTCAATAAAATTTTTAGCAGAGATAAAAGATTTGCTACCCCCATCAATCAACAAACTGAACTCAAAAGCA ATAGAGAAGCTTGAAGATACTTTGGTTCACCTTTTGAAGGTTAAAAAATATGAATTGCTGTGTTCTGAAATCCAATCTCAG AAAGTAACCGAAGATATTGGAGGAATGCATAAAAG AGTAGTGGAAGCCAGGCTGTTGTTGTATAAAGTAGCATATCAGAAGGCAAAGCTTCAGTTGGAGTTTGTAAAGCGTGATTTGTATCTG AATAGAGCACAATCATTGAGCTCTCGTATTGAAAATTTGCAaatgttgaagttgaattatgATCGCCTAACGGATTGTGGTTCAAAGAGCAGTCATGTTGATGATGGAAATGGACTTTCGTGCCCAATTGATTCCGAG GCATCTTGTGAAAGAGCTAACACAATAAAGCATGAATTTGTAACTTTGGATGGAAAGATAAAGGCACTAAGCAAATATTTTTCAACATACTGTAAGTTGAAAGGAATGACCAGTTCAACTGACATTCTTGGATCAGTTATTGATCATCTAAGAAAGAGAAAGCTCTGCAGGTCCATTTATCAGGATTTGCAG ATGTGGAAAGTAGatgattttgagaaaaaaaatgatcacTACACCATACTTCTCAACTACCTTGGTTATTGCTGCCAAAG GATTACAATTAAAGCAAATCCATTCCCAAGTGTAACCGTCTTTAATACATTGAATGATTCCCATATTGCGAAG TTTCCAGAAATGAATGCTGGCAGTGCATTTTCTTTTGTGTTAAATGTTGAGAGGACGAGGAGGTGTAATGCCTCCAGGCACTTCTCCAAAGAAACTCAA ATGATGAGTTCTCTTCTACACAACCTGCTAGATGTGATTGAGGAAATGCAGATTGCCCAGATAGAGATTTCAAATCTCATCCTAATAAGATTTAACTCACCTTCAG ACGAGCAGCTTGATTTGCAACTTAGCTTCATTAACTTCCAAAGTGGCTGGAAGGTAAATCTGGTTCTGGACATATCGGATTTGAGTCG AGGGATTTACCCTTCTGAAGTTCTTCCACATAAGGTTGAATCTCCTGCTTCAACTCAGTACGCACTCTCAGAGTCAATGTTAAATGGCATTAGAACTGCAGTTGGGGATTTAGATCCCGGGTACTCGAGGATTTTAAGagtttgtagatgtgtttcggAGGCTGTCCAAGTCTCATCTAGTCGACAATAG